GATCTGGCCCGTCAGGCCAGGGTGGCGGCGCAGCACGTGCGCGAGATACGTGCCGTGGCCGCCCGCGAGGTCGATCACGGTGCGCGCATGGGCGAACACGCCGAGGCCGCTCACGACGTCGACCATCGGCTGGCTCAGGCGCACCATCGCGTCGTTGAACGCGTCGCGCGCGCGGGTGTCGTGCGCGAAGCGGCTCTCCTGCTGGAAACCGAGCGGCTTCTCGCTGCGCAGGATCTCGCCGAGGCGCGGCCAGTTGTCCCATTGCAGATGCTGGTGCTCGACGATCGGGCCGATGTAATCGGCGCTCGTGCTCGTCAGGTAGCGCGCGGTCAGCTCGGTGTTGCGGAACGCGTCGCCTTCCTTGCCCAGCAGGCCGAGCGCGACGAGCGCGTGCAGCAGGATCGCGACCTTGCCCTCGACCATGCCGAAGCTCGCGGCGACTTCGGCCGGCGTGCGGCTCGTTTGCGTCAAATCGAACAGCTTTTCGGCGACGGCGTAATGCAGGATCGCCGATTGCCGGTATTGGTCGGACAGCTTCACCAAGTCGACGACCGAAGTCAGTGCCGCCTTGTCTTCGGTCGACTCGTAGATGGTCTCGACTGCAGGTGCGTTCATTGAGGTCCTCGTTCGATGTGGTCCTGGGAAAAACGGTGCGCGGCGACGGGCGCCGCGCGGCTATTGACGTACTGTCTGCTCAGGTTGCCGCGCGCGACGGCGCAGCAGGATGCGTTGGCCGCAGCCGACCGCGCGATGCTGGAACGGCCGCAGGCCCCAGCGGTGCGCGACGTCGTCGATCGACGCGACGAGCCGCGGCGCCGGCACGGGCACGCCGCAGCGCGACGGATGCACGTACAGCAGCAGTTCGTCGGCGAGATTGCCTTCGAACAACGCGTCGCATAGCGCGAGATCGGCGTCGATGAACAGCTCGTTGACGCCTTGCGCCGCGAGGCGCGCGAGCGCGTCGGGCAGGCGGAGGTCGGCGCCGGCATCGGCGGATGTGCCGGCGGCCGGCGCATCGGCGCGCGCGGTCGCGTAACCGGCGGCGACGCCCGCGTCCTCCCGATGCAGCGCGAGCGTCGGCACGCCTTCCGTCGTTGCGGGCGATGCGTCGAGCGCCGCGAAGTCGCGCGAGCGGACGACGTAGCCCGGCGCGGCGCCGTTGCGCGCCGCCGGGAAGGGCACGCCGTGCGGCGCGAGCACGACGGAGCTGCGCGCCCGCCAGTGCCGGACGTCGTCGCGCGACTCGGATTCCGTGGCGTCGAGCACCGTCCGGTCGATCCCGTCGAGCGGCCCGTCGATCGACAGGATCAGCTTCGCGCGCGTCCAAGGGCGGCCGCGCTCGATCCGGCTGAAAAAGCCGATGTTCAGCTCGCGCGCCTCGGCTTCCATCAACCCTTGCTCGACGACGATGCCCGCGTCGGCGAGCCGCGCGGCGCCGCGCCCCGCGACCTGCTCGAACGGATCGCGCGCCGCGATCACGACGCGCGCGACACCCGCCGCGACGAGCGCGTTCGCGCACGGCGGCGTCCTGCCGTAATGCGCGCACGGCTCGAGCGTCACGTATGCGGTCGCGCCGCGCGCGCGTTCGCCGGCTTCGCGCAGCGCGTGCACTTCCGCGTGCGGTTCGCCCGCGCGCCGGTGCCAGCCGGTGCCGAGCACCTGTTCGCCATGTGCGATCACGCAGCCGACGCGCGGATTCGGGCGCGTCGTGTAAAGGCCCTGTTCGGCGAGCCGCAGCGCATGGGCCATGTGCAGGCGGTCGATATCGGAAAACGTGCTCATCGTCTGCCATCCGCCCGGTGCGCGGCGCGTGCCGAATGCCCGAGGCGGCCGCGTGCCGGAGAAGCCGGCGCGCCGCGCGCGCGCCGAACCGCGGTTCGTTTCGCGTTCATCGCGTCTCCACGAGCCGGAAGCCCATCGCGTAGATGTCGCGCTGATAGCGGCCGTGACGGCGCGCGCAGCGCGCGAGATCGCCGAAGCGCGTGAAGCTGCCGCCGCGCGCGATCCGGTAGCTGCCTTGCGTGAGCGCGAGGTCGTCGTCGATCGCCGCGCCGCCCGGATACGGGCGGTAGTCGTCCGCGACGTATTCCTCGACGTTGCCGGCGAGGTCGTCGATCCCGAACGCGCTGCGGCCGAGCGGGAAGATGCCGACGGGCGTCGTCGACAGCGGCCCGGCTTCGACCGTGTTCGCCGCGCGCGGATCGAACGCGTCGCCCCACGGATACTCGGCGCCCGTGCCGCCCGACGCCGCGTATTCCCACTCGGCCTCGCTCGGCAGCCGGAAGCGGCGGCCGGTCGCTTCGCTCAGCCAGTTCGCATATGCGTCGGCCGCTTCGGCGGGCACCGACCAGACCGGATGATTCGCGCGCTCTACCGGATAGACGCCGAACATCCACGACGTCGGCAGCCACGGCGCGCCCGTCTCTTCGAGAAAGAGCCGGTATTCGAGGTTCGTGACCGGGTAGCGCATCATCCGGTACGCGGCGAGCTCGGTCGTGTAGCGCGGACATTCCTTCGCGATCCACTCCTCGATCACGCCGACGCGCTCCCATTCGGCGATCACCTGCGGCACCTGCTCCGGCTCGGTGCCGAGCTGCGCTCGCGCGGCGGGCACGTCGCACATCTCCGGATCGAGCGGACGGATCCGCGGGTCGCCCGCGAATCCGAGCAGCGCGCCCGCCGCGTAGCGCCGCTCGAACGGTGCGTCCGGATCCTGCGCGATCGCGACCCACTGCGACGGCGCGACGCGCAGCAAGTCGAGGTGCGTCGAGAAGACCGTCGCGGGCGTGCGCGCGACGAACAGGTCTTCCGGCAGCGCCATCGCCGCGCGGTCGCTGAGATAGTTCGGGTTGTCGGCCAGCTTGAGCGTCATAGGCATGAACTCGCGTCAGTCGGAACGGGTTTTGCGGACCGTCAGCACCAGGTAGTGCAGCCCGGCCTTCGGCCGCGGCACCCGGTGGCTGCTGACGGGCGTGAAATGCGCGGCGCCCAGCAGTTCGACGAGTTCGGGCTCGGTGAACTCGCGATAGAGGCGCTGTGCGTGGTTCGCGTACAGCCGCCCCGCGCCGTCGGCCTCGAACACCGAGATCGTGAAGCGTCCCTCGGGCCGCAGCAGCGCGTGGATGCGCGCGAGATACGCGGCGTACGCGTCCGGATGCTGGTGGTGCAGGCAACCGTTGTCGAGCGCGCCGTCGAACAGCGCTTCGCCCTGAAGCTCGGACACGGCACTCGTCAGGAAGCGCACGCGATCGCCCCAGCGCTGCGAAAGCTGCGCCCACTCCGGCGGCTCGACGAGATCGACCGCCGTCACCCGGTGCCCGTGCTCGAGGAAGTACGCGGTGTCGCGGCCGCGGCCCGCGCCCGCGTCGAGGACGTCGGCCGGGCCGCCGAGATGCTCGTGCAGGATCGCGCTCGCCGGGCGCATCGCCGCCTCGTCGGTCCAGACGTCGCGACCGTCGTGGTAGCTCGACACGAAATCCGAGCGCAGCACCGCCGCATACTCGTGCGGCGCCGCGAGCGGTCCGTCGACGGGCGCGATCGTGCGCTGCGCGTCGATGTAGTGCGGTTCGGCGGCGCTCATACGCGCTCCAGCGGAATGCGATAGACGTTGCCGTCGTACGAGCTCGCGAGGAACGCGTGCGCGGCGGGGTCGTAGCTGAGCGACGACACGCCCGCGGTCGTCACGCGCACGTCGAGCGCCCAGCGCGCATCGGTGCGGTCGTAGACGGCGACGCGGCCGTTGTAGCTGCCCGTCGCGACGTAGCGGCCGTCGGCGCTCGCCGCGACGCACTTGATCGAGTGCGTGTGCGGCGTCGCGATCACGTCCGCGTGATGGTCGGGCGACCAGATCCGCAGCTTCAGATCGCGGCTCACCGATGCGAAGCAGCCGTTGTCGAGGCCCGCGCAGCCGTTCGCGATCTTGTCGTGCGCGCGCTTGAGCGTGAACACCGGCTCGAGCGTCGACGCGCGGTACCACGTGGCCGACGCGTCGGCCGCGACCGAGAAGATCAGGTCGCCCGAGATCGCGATGCCCTTGATCGCGTTCGCGTGCAGCGGCAGGTCGGCGACGTGGGTCGCCTGCGTGCCGTCGATCCGCAGCACGATGCCTTCGCCCGTGTACGCGCCGATCACCGCGTGCGCGACGCCGTCGCGCTCGAACGACACGCCGCAGTTGAGCGGCGAGCGGTGCTGGTGCAGCTCGCGGCCGCTGCGCGCATCGAACACCTTGCCGAGCTGGCCGCCCGTCAGGATCAGCTCGCCCGCGGGCGTCAAGAAGTTGCACAGGCTGCCCGTGCGCGCATGCTCGCGCTGGTCGACGCGCACGATGCCCGCGTCGCCGATCGTCCACAGATGGCCGTCGACGGCCAGCACCGCGTTCACGCCGTGCGTCGGCGGCAGCTCGGCCGCATCCCAGTGCTCGGTCTTCCAGTTGTAGCGGCGGTAGCTCGAGTGGAACGTCGAGAACACGATGTGTTCGTCGCCTTCGAACGAGCACGAACGCGGCCACACTTCGGACGGCAGCGCCGCGCCGCCGAGCGCCTCCGGCTGCCCGGACGCGCCGATCTTCCACAGCCGCATCGTGCGGTCGTACGACAGCGACACGAGCAGGCCGCGGTCGCCGTCGAGCACGAGGCGCTTCACGCCCGCATCGTGCGCCTGCAGCGCCGCGCGCTCGCCGCCGCCGATCACGATGATCTCGCCTTCGTCGTTGCCCGCGAAAATGCGGCCGTCGGCGGCGATCGCGATCGTGTCGGTCTCGATGCCGTCGAGATCGATGTCGGCGACGAGGCCGTTGTGGCCGAGCGACCAGCGCTTGATCGTGCCGTCGTCGCTCGACGACACGATCTCGTCGGTGCCGCGCATCCATTCGACCGAGATCACGTCGGCGGTGTGGCCGCTGAACGTGTTCAGCAGCTTGCCGCTGAAGTCGTAGACCCGCACGCGGTGATCGCGCGACGCGGTCGCGACGAGCGGCTTGTCCGGATGGAACACGCTCATTTCGACGTCGTCCTCCTGGTCCGCGAACACGGCGACGAGCCGCAGGTCGGGCACGGTCCAGAGGCGGGCGCTGTAATCGGACGACGACGTGACGACGTACGCGCCGTCGGGCGAGAACGCCCCCTGGTTCGCGAGGTGGTCGTGCATCGCGCGGGCGAGCGGACGCTGGGTCTTCGCGTCCCAAAGAATGACCTGGTTGTCGTAACCCGCCGTCAGGACGTATTTGTCGCGGTGCGCGGCAATCCCGCTGATCGGTGCGCGGTGAGTGATCATTGAAGTTCCTGGCTGAGGTTGATGGCGTGACGGTGGTGATCGATCTTCGCGCGCAGGTAGTCGTGGTTCGTGCTGTTGACGAACACGCCGGTCTGCAGCACGCGCTTGATCCGGATGCCGTACTTCTCGATCTGCGAAATCTTGTCCGGGTTGTTGGTGACGAGCGAGATATCGATGACGCCGAGCGCCTGCAGCATCTGCGCGGCGACGCGGAAATCGCGCATGTCGTCGGGGAAGTTCAGCGCGCGGTTCGCGGCGAACGTGTCGAGGCCCTGCGAGATCTGCAGGCGGTACGCGTCGAGCTTGTTGTACAGCCCGATGCCGCGGCCCTCCTGACGCAGATAAAGCAGGATGCCGCCTTCGCGGCCGAACATCGCGACCGACTCGTCGAGCTGCTCGCCGCAATCGCAGCGCGCGGAGCCGAACACGTCGCCCGTCAGGCACTCGGAATGCACGCGCACGAGCGGTGCATCGGCGAGCGGCCCGAAGACGAGCGCGAGATGCTCGGCGTTGTCGCAAAGGCCCTGGAACGTCACCATCTCGGGCTCGAACTTCTGCTGAGCGGTGCGCGGGCGAATGGGCACGTTCACGCGCGTACGGACGGACGCGCTCAGTGTTGGGGGGATTCGACCATCATTCATGCTGTGCCTCAAGGTTATTCAACATTGAGATACGCATCGCGAAGAACACGGAAGCTTTGTCGCTTGTTGTTATGTCGAAGGGGTGAATCGACTTCCGGTTTGTTGCTGTCTCTCGGGTTCTAGGCGAGCTCTTGATTGGCTGCTGCGTCCGATTGTGCAAAAGCCTCGCCGATTGTGCATCCGTACCGATTACGGTATCGCCGATCATTGATCGATCCGTGTCTTCATCACGCCATTGGTTGCGCGCTCAACCAATCGCAATTGCACCCGCACCCGCACCCGCACCCGCCGCCTTGCCGTAGTCGACCGGTGCGTCGGCGGGGCGCGGCGTCTCGCCCGCGCGCTCGATCCAGCCGCCGCCGAGCGCGCGATACAGATCGACGAGATTCGACCAGCGTGCGAGCCGCGCGCTGATGAGCTGCTGCTGCGCCGAGTACAGATCGGTCTGCGCGGTCAGCACCGACAGGTAGCTGTCGACGCCGTTCTTGTAGCGCAGGTCCGACAGATCGTAGCGGCGCTGCTGCGCGTGCTCGTTGCGCTCGAGCGCCGCGATCTGCTGGTCGTACGTGCCGCGCGCGGCGAGCCCGTCCGACACTTCGCGGAACGCGCTCTGGATCGCCTTCTCGTAGTTCGCGATCTCGATGCGCTTCTGCACGTGCGCGAGATCGAGGTTCGCGATGTTCTGCCCGCCCTCGAAGATCGGCAGCGCGATGCTCGGCGCGAACGACCACGCCGCCGTGCCGGCCTTGAAGAGCCCGCCCAGCGTCGGGCTCGCGGTGCCGAACGCCCCCGTCAGCGAGATCTTCGGGAAGAACGCCGCACGCGCCGCGCCGATGTTCGCGTTCGCCGCGCGCAGCGTCTCTTCCGCCTGCATGATGTCCGGCCGGCGCGTGAGCAGATCGGACGGCAGCCCGGCCGGAATGTCGGTCAGCAGGTTCTGCGCGTTCAGCGGCAAGCCGGCCGGCAGATCGTCGGGCAGCGGCTCGCCGACCAGCAGCACGAGCGCGTTGACCGCCTGCGCGCGCGCACGCGCCTGCGCCTGCTGGTTCGCGAGCGCCGTCTCGACGACCGTCTGCGCCTGGCGCAGATCGAGCTCCGAGCCGGTGCCGTTGTCGAACTGCAGCTTCGTCAGGTCGTACGACGCGCGCGCCGTCTTCAGCGTGTTCTCCGTGACCTGCAGCAGATCGTCGGTCGACAGCAGCGCCAGGTACTGGTCGGCGACGCTCGCGACGAGCGAGATCTCCGCCGCCTTGCGGGCCTGCGCGGTCGCGAAGTACTGCGCGAGCGCCTGGTCCTTCAGGCTCTGCACGCGGCCGAACAGATCGAGCTCCCACGACGCGGACACGCCGACGTTGTAGGCGCGCGAGATGAGCGGCCGGCCCGTCGTCGACACGCCGGACGGGTAGCGCTGGATCGCGCCCGTGCCGGTGCCGTCGAGCGTCGGGAACAGGCCCGCGCGCGTGATCTGATACTGCGCGCGCGACGCCTCGACGTTCAGCACCGACACGCGCAGGTCGCGGTTGTTTTTCAGCGCGATGTCGATCAGCCGCTGCAGGCGCGGATCGACGAAGAACTCGCGCCAGCCGATGTCGGCGGCCGTCTGACCGTTCGCGCTGCGCGCGCCGGACGCGGCGCCCGGCTGCGCGGCGTAGACGCCGTCGGTCGGGAACGCGCCCGACACGGGCGCGGCCGGACGCTCGTAGCGCGGCGCGAGCGTGCAGCCCGTCGCGAAGACGGCGACCGCGAATGCGGCCGAGCGGATCGCGGAGCGCGCGACCGAGGCCGCGACGCTCGGCGAGCGGTGGCGGCGATGGCCGCGCGCGACCGTCGTCGTATCGTGTGAGAAGCGATGCATCGTGTCGTTCATGGTTATCGGGTTGCCGCGAGAAGTTGCGCGCGCTCGCTGCGCATGGCCGCGCCGTGGTCCTTTGCGACGAACGTATAGACGGTCGGCAGCACGAACAGCGTGAAGAGCGTGCCGACCAGCATGCCGGTCGACACCGTGATGCCGATCGCGA
This genomic stretch from Burkholderia oklahomensis C6786 harbors:
- a CDS encoding methyltransferase, giving the protein MNAPAVETIYESTEDKAALTSVVDLVKLSDQYRQSAILHYAVAEKLFDLTQTSRTPAEVAASFGMVEGKVAILLHALVALGLLGKEGDAFRNTELTARYLTSTSADYIGPIVEHQHLQWDNWPRLGEILRSEKPLGFQQESRFAHDTRARDAFNDAMVRLSQPMVDVVSGLGVFAHARTVIDLAGGHGTYLAHVLRRHPGLTGQIWDLPTTRDAAQKTIKAHGLAGRVEFFEKNLLDARNFEGGAADVVMLNDCLHYFDDPEARVVIGHAAGLVKPGGAFLILTMTMDDNRVTPALSADFSLHMMVNTNHGELHPTPWIAGVVRDNGLSVSEQSIGRYTLVIGQRPASEV
- the ribD gene encoding bifunctional diaminohydroxyphosphoribosylaminopyrimidine deaminase/5-amino-6-(5-phosphoribosylamino)uracil reductase RibD yields the protein MSTFSDIDRLHMAHALRLAEQGLYTTRPNPRVGCVIAHGEQVLGTGWHRRAGEPHAEVHALREAGERARGATAYVTLEPCAHYGRTPPCANALVAAGVARVVIAARDPFEQVAGRGAARLADAGIVVEQGLMEAEARELNIGFFSRIERGRPWTRAKLILSIDGPLDGIDRTVLDATESESRDDVRHWRARSSVVLAPHGVPFPAARNGAAPGYVVRSRDFAALDASPATTEGVPTLALHREDAGVAAGYATARADAPAAGTSADAGADLRLPDALARLAAQGVNELFIDADLALCDALFEGNLADELLLYVHPSRCGVPVPAPRLVASIDDVAHRWGLRPFQHRAVGCGQRILLRRRARQPEQTVRQ
- a CDS encoding formylglycine-generating enzyme family protein codes for the protein MTLKLADNPNYLSDRAAMALPEDLFVARTPATVFSTHLDLLRVAPSQWVAIAQDPDAPFERRYAAGALLGFAGDPRIRPLDPEMCDVPAARAQLGTEPEQVPQVIAEWERVGVIEEWIAKECPRYTTELAAYRMMRYPVTNLEYRLFLEETGAPWLPTSWMFGVYPVERANHPVWSVPAEAADAYANWLSEATGRRFRLPSEAEWEYAASGGTGAEYPWGDAFDPRAANTVEAGPLSTTPVGIFPLGRSAFGIDDLAGNVEEYVADDYRPYPGGAAIDDDLALTQGSYRIARGGSFTRFGDLARCARRHGRYQRDIYAMGFRLVETR
- a CDS encoding 1,6-didemethyltoxoflavin N1-methyltransferase → MSAAEPHYIDAQRTIAPVDGPLAAPHEYAAVLRSDFVSSYHDGRDVWTDEAAMRPASAILHEHLGGPADVLDAGAGRGRDTAYFLEHGHRVTAVDLVEPPEWAQLSQRWGDRVRFLTSAVSELQGEALFDGALDNGCLHHQHPDAYAAYLARIHALLRPEGRFTISVFEADGAGRLYANHAQRLYREFTEPELVELLGAAHFTPVSSHRVPRPKAGLHYLVLTVRKTRSD
- a CDS encoding WD40 repeat domain-containing protein: MITHRAPISGIAAHRDKYVLTAGYDNQVILWDAKTQRPLARAMHDHLANQGAFSPDGAYVVTSSSDYSARLWTVPDLRLVAVFADQEDDVEMSVFHPDKPLVATASRDHRVRVYDFSGKLLNTFSGHTADVISVEWMRGTDEIVSSSDDGTIKRWSLGHNGLVADIDLDGIETDTIAIAADGRIFAGNDEGEIIVIGGGERAALQAHDAGVKRLVLDGDRGLLVSLSYDRTMRLWKIGASGQPEALGGAALPSEVWPRSCSFEGDEHIVFSTFHSSYRRYNWKTEHWDAAELPPTHGVNAVLAVDGHLWTIGDAGIVRVDQREHARTGSLCNFLTPAGELILTGGQLGKVFDARSGRELHQHRSPLNCGVSFERDGVAHAVIGAYTGEGIVLRIDGTQATHVADLPLHANAIKGIAISGDLIFSVAADASATWYRASTLEPVFTLKRAHDKIANGCAGLDNGCFASVSRDLKLRIWSPDHHADVIATPHTHSIKCVAASADGRYVATGSYNGRVAVYDRTDARWALDVRVTTAGVSSLSYDPAAHAFLASSYDGNVYRIPLERV
- a CDS encoding GTP cyclohydrolase II codes for the protein MNDGRIPPTLSASVRTRVNVPIRPRTAQQKFEPEMVTFQGLCDNAEHLALVFGPLADAPLVRVHSECLTGDVFGSARCDCGEQLDESVAMFGREGGILLYLRQEGRGIGLYNKLDAYRLQISQGLDTFAANRALNFPDDMRDFRVAAQMLQALGVIDISLVTNNPDKISQIEKYGIRIKRVLQTGVFVNSTNHDYLRAKIDHHRHAINLSQELQ
- a CDS encoding efflux transporter outer membrane subunit; translation: MNDTMHRFSHDTTTVARGHRRHRSPSVAASVARSAIRSAAFAVAVFATGCTLAPRYERPAAPVSGAFPTDGVYAAQPGAASGARSANGQTAADIGWREFFVDPRLQRLIDIALKNNRDLRVSVLNVEASRAQYQITRAGLFPTLDGTGTGAIQRYPSGVSTTGRPLISRAYNVGVSASWELDLFGRVQSLKDQALAQYFATAQARKAAEISLVASVADQYLALLSTDDLLQVTENTLKTARASYDLTKLQFDNGTGSELDLRQAQTVVETALANQQAQARARAQAVNALVLLVGEPLPDDLPAGLPLNAQNLLTDIPAGLPSDLLTRRPDIMQAEETLRAANANIGAARAAFFPKISLTGAFGTASPTLGGLFKAGTAAWSFAPSIALPIFEGGQNIANLDLAHVQKRIEIANYEKAIQSAFREVSDGLAARGTYDQQIAALERNEHAQQRRYDLSDLRYKNGVDSYLSVLTAQTDLYSAQQQLISARLARWSNLVDLYRALGGGWIERAGETPRPADAPVDYGKAAGAGAGAGAIAIG